From Oryza sativa Japonica Group chromosome 4, ASM3414082v1, one genomic window encodes:
- the LOC107277438 gene encoding senescence-specific cysteine protease SAG39 — protein MAIPKALLFAILSCLCLCSAVLAAREQSDHAAMVARHERWMEQYGRVYKDATEKARRFEIFKANVAFIESFNAGNHKFWLGVNQFADLTNYEFRATKTNKGFIPSTVRVPTTFRYENVSIDTLPATVDWRTKGAVTPIKDQGQCGCCWAFSAVAAMEGIVKLSTGKLISLSEQELVDCDVHGEDQGCEGGLMDDAFKFIIKNGGLTTESKYPYTAADGKCNGGSNSAATIKGYEDVPANNEAALMKAVANQPVSVAVDGGDMTFQFYSGGVMTGSCGTDLDHGIVAIGYGKDGDGTQYWLLKNSWGTTWGENGFLRMEKDISDKRGMCGLAMEPSYPTA, from the exons ATGGCCATCCCCAAGGCTCTGCTCTTTGCCATCCTCAGCTGCCTCTGCCTCTGCAGCGCTGTTCTAGCAGCTCGCGAGCAGAGCGACCACGCAGCCATGGTGGCGAGGCACGAGAGGTGGATGGAACAGTATGGGCGGGTGTACAAGGATGCTACTGAGAAGGCACGTCGATTTGAGATATTCAAAGCCAACGTCGCATTCATCGAGTCGTTCAATGCAGGCAACCACAAGTTTTGGCTCGGCGTTAACCAGTTCGCTGACCTCACCAACTATGAGTTCCGGGCGACGAAGACCAACAAGGGATTCATTCCTAGCACGGTTAGGGTTCCTACCACATTCAGGTATGAGAATGTTAGCATTGACACGCTTCCAGCAACCGTGGACTGGAGAACCAAGGGCGCTGTCACACCCATCAAGGACCAAGGCCAGTGTG GTTGTTGCTGGGCATTTTCGGCCGTGGCAGCCATGGAGGGTATTGTCAAGTTGAGCACGGGCAAGCTTATCTCCCTCTCTGAGCAAGAGCTTGTTGACTGCGATGTTCATGGCGAGGATCAGGGCTGCGAGGGAGGGCTCATGGATGATGCCTTCAAATTCATCATCAAGAATGGTGGCCTCACCACTGAGTCTAAGTACCCATACACAGCGGCAGACGGCAAGTGCAATGGTGGATCCAACAGCGCCGCAACAATCAAGGGCTACGAGGATGTGCCAGCTAACAATGAGGCCGCACTCATGAAGGCCGTGGCAAACCAACCTGTTTCTGTTGCCGTGGATGGAGGCGACATGACATTCCAGTTCTACTCTGGTGGCGTGATGACCGGCTCATGCGGCACTGACTTAGACCATGGGATTGTAGCCATTGGCTATGGCAAGGACGGTGATGGCACACAATATTGGTTGCTGAAGAACTCCTGGGGCACAACATGGGGTGAGAATGGCTTCCTGAGAATGGAGAAAGACATTTCCGACAAGAGGGGCATGTGTGGGCTTGCCATGGAGCCTTCATACCCAACTGCGTAA
- the LOC136356148 gene encoding uncharacterized protein: MAFEKGKRVRVVEKNEESPPHESDSAYPDSDLHGAAPKMKWSEQRIEFSAEDHPKTSVIPGRYPIVVKPTIRNVKVARVLINGGSSINLLFASTLDAMGVPQTYSAIIGRTALAKFMACDKRSLDMVEQMPTPPATSEPPKKVSKLNKTPKPDGAIKIVPLSIANPDKTPSDMPGVPREVIEHKLMVRPDAKPMPFGLITAGNTFQRTVQGALSNQLGNNVEAYVDDIVVKTKTSDSLIDDLRETFDNPRRYRLMLNPEKCTFGVPSGKLLGFLVSGRGIEANPEKIKAIENMKSPTRLKEVQKLTGSIKSHVLADFVADWTIPDNKSDSQGENETWTMAFDGALNSQGAGAGFILTSPSGDQFKHAIHLNFRATNNTAEYEGLLAGIRAAAALGAKRLIIKGDSELVANQVHKDYKCSNPELSKYLSEVRKLERRFDGIEVRHVYRKDNVEPDDLARRASRREPLEPGTFLDVLTKPSVKEVSGEVGPSTPDISSEVTEAECEVADIETTDDWRSPLIKFIGSEELPEDDTEAEKITRKAKIYCMIGNDLYKKSAKWDISQMRLYRRRQTTPPRHT; this comes from the exons atggcgtttgaaaaaggcaagcggGTACGTGTTGTCGAGAAGAACGAGGAGTCACCTCCTCACGAATCAGATTCTGCGTACCCAGACTCCGACCTCCAT ggggctgcacccaagatgaagtggtctgagcagAGAATAGAGTTCTCGGCAGAAGACCACCCAAAGACCTCTGTTATCCCAGGACGGTATCCGATCGTGGTCAAACCCACCATTCGGAACGTCAAGGTAGCAAGGGTTCTCATCAACGGAGGCAGCTCGATCAACCTCCTCTTTGCCAGCACTCTGGATGCAATGGGAGTTCCGCAGA cttacagcgccatcatcgggagaactgcacttgcgaagttcatggcc tgcgacaagcggagcctcgacatggtcgagcaaatGCCCACCCCACCCGCCACgtctgagccacccaagaaagtgagcaagctaaacaagacgccgaagccagacggcgccatcaagatcgttccactctctaTTGCTAACCCCGACAAGACT ccgtccgacatgccgggggtccccagggaggtgattgagcacaaactaatGGTGCGACctgatgccaagcca ATGCCTTTCGGACTGATAACCGCCGGGAATAccttccagcgcacggtccagggcgcacttagcaaccagcttggcaacaatgtcgaggcttatgtcgacgatatcgttgtcaaaaccaagacaagcgactcattgatcgATGAcctgcgggaaacgttcgacaacccccgacgatatcgcctcatgctcaacccagagaagtgcacgttcggagtaccgtcgggcaagTTACTCGGATTCCTCgtttctggcagaggaatagaggcgaatcccgagaagatcaaagcaattgagaacatgaagtcgcccacaagacttAAGGAGGTacagaagctaaccggat CCATCAAATCTCATGTGCTTGCCGACTTCGTGGCCGATTGGACCATACCAGATAACAAGTCAGACAGCCAAGGCGAAAATGagacatggacaatggcgttcgatggcgcactcaacagccaaggagcaggggcaggatttatCTTAACATCTCCTTCTGGAGATCAATTCAAACACGCgatccacctcaacttcagggcaaccaataacactgcagaatacgaaggactactcgccgggatacgAGCTGCAGCCGCACTTGGGGCCAAGCGACTAATCATCAAAGGGGACTCTGAGCTAGTcgcaaaccaggtgcacaaagactacaaATGCTCcaaccccgagttatccaagtatctctCAGAAGTCAGAAAGCTAGAGAggaggttcgatgggatcgaggttcGGCACGTCTACCGCAAGGACAACGTCGAGCCAGATGACCTAGCACGACGCGCATCCAGACGAGAGCCGCTCGAGCCCGGCACTTTTCTCGACGTTCTGACAAAGCCATCGGTGAAAGAAGTTAGCGGCGAAGTTGGCCCGAGCACCCCCGACATCAGCTCAGAGGTCACTGAGGCAGAATGCGAAGTTGCTGACATCGAAACTACAGACGACTGGCGCAGCCCATTAATCAAATTCATCGGCAGCGAGGAGTTACCCGAAGACGATACAGAGGCTGAGAAAATAACCCGCAAAGCAAAGATttactgtatgatcggcaacgattTATACAAAAAAAGCGCCAAATGGGATATttctcaaatgcgtctctaCCGACGACGGCAAACaactcctcctcgacatacatga
- the LOC4335170 gene encoding senescence-specific cysteine protease SAG39, whose translation MAYTNLSKKLAVALVALAVACAHALAARDLVDAAAMAQRHERWMAKHGRAYADDAEKARRLEVFRDNVAFIESVNAAASQHKFWLEENQFADLTNAEFRATRTGLRPSSSRGNRAPTSFRYANVSTGDLPASVDWRGKGAVNPVKDQGDCGCCWAFSAVAAMEGAVKLATGKLVSLSEQQLVSCDVKGEDQGCEGGLMDDAFDFIIKNGGLAAESDYPYTASDDKCATAGAGAAAATIKGYEDVPANDEAALLKAVANQPVSVAIDGGDRHFQFYKGGVLSGAAGCATELDHAITAVGYGVASDGTKYWLMKNSWGTSWGEDGYVRMERGVADKEGVCGLAMMASYPTA comes from the exons ATGGCTTACACTAATCTCTCCAAGAAACTAGCCGTAGCCTTGGTAGCACTGGCCGTCGCCTGTGCCCACGCACTCGCGGCGCGCGACCTTGTCGACGCGGCCGCCATGGCGCAGCGGCACGAGCGGTGGATGGCCAAGCACGGCCGCGCctacgccgacgacgccgagaaggcgcggcggctggaggtgttCAGGGACAACGTGGCGTTCATCGAGTCGGTGAACGCCGCCGCGAGCCAGCACAAGTTCTGGCTGGAGGAGAACCAGTTCGCCGACCTCACCAACGCCGAGTTCAGGGCCACGCGGACGGGGCtcaggccgtcgtcgtcgcgcggcAACCGCGCCCCGACGTCGTTCCGGTACGCCAACGTCAGCACCGGCGATCTCCCGGCGAGCGTCGACTGGCGCGGCAAGGGCGCCGTCAACCCCGTCAAGGACCAAGGCGATTGCG GGTGTTGCTGGGCGttctcggcggtggcggccatggaGGGAGCCGTGAAGCTGGCCACGGGGAAGCTGGTGTCGCTGTCGGAGCAGCAGCTGGTGTCGTGCGACGTCAAGGGCGAGGACCAGGGCTGCGAGGGCGGGCTCATGGACGACGCGTTCGACTTCATCATCAAgaacggcggcctcgccgcgGAGTCCGACTACCCGtacacggcgagcgacgacaagtgcgccaccgccggcgccggcgccgccgccgcgaccatCAAGGGGTACGAGGACGTGCCGGCGAacgacgaggcggcgctgcTCAAGGCCGTGGCGAACCAGCCGGTGTCGGTGgccatcgacggcggcgaccggcacTTCCAGTTCTACAAGGGCGGCGtcctctccggcgccgccggctgcgCCACCGAGCTGGACCACGCGATCACGGCGGTCGGGTACGGCGTGGCGAGCGACGGGACCAAGTACTGGCTGATGAAGAACTCGTGGGGCACGTCGTGGGGGGAGGACGGCTACGTCAGGATGGAGAGGGGCGTCGCCGACAAGGAGGGCGTCTGTGGCCTCGCCATGATGGCCTCCTACCCGACGGCGTGA
- the LOC4335171 gene encoding putative FBD-associated F-box protein At5g53635 — protein MAEGAPIIYLDPATVAEARRRGDDPRKLEECTKYLMTHIYGLLPGPPVPIAAARTHAACAAAASDGVDRISALPDAILRNIVSRLPVKDAARTAALSRRWRPLWRSTPLVLVDAHLFPRGRSFGVSASAPTRADTPGIVAAVSRILAAHPGPFRCVHLLCGFMGSYQAQLEHWLRFLAAKGVDDLILVNRPWPFEAALPAAILRISTLTRLYIGMWKFPDIAGLPTNTAFPNLRELGIYAVAMEKEGREVEFIVARSPVLETLNIQGGNTQVLRLRLEHRSLRCVQICSCCVENLAVVDAPCLERLVLYDSLSKDDSCVRVKIVHAPRLRLLGNLETGFHMLEIHDTFVSAGIRSSPSALFTSVKILGLNVNFGVRHDAQMLPNFLKCFPNAESLHVVCAKCSEATSLVSPNFWDDAGPIESIVSHVNVLTFREFKGEANAISFLKYFVQNAQMVKNVAVVLANPQFTSYSIDTLWTAKILKSVRWASKISSMQVYRSDDSEGGLIWSFQRGSDYSIRDPFVY, from the exons ATGGCGGAAGGTGCGCCGATCATCTACCTTGACCCCGCCACGGTGGCGgaagcgcgccgccgcggcgacgaccCGCGCAAGCTGGAGGAGTGCACCAAGTACTTGATGACGCACATCTACGGGTTGCTCCCTGGCCCACCCGtacccatcgccgccgcccgcacccacgccgcctgcgccgccgcagcctccgACGGCGTCGACCGCATCAGCGCCCTCCCCGACGCGATCCTCCGCAACATCGTCTCCCGCCTCCCCGTCAAGGACGCCGCGCGCACCGCCGCGCTCTCCCGCCGCTGGCGCCCGCTCTGGCGCTCCACGCCGCTCGTCCTCGTGGACGCCCACCTCTTCCCGCGAGGTCGAAGCTTCGGTGTCTCCGCCTCTGCCCCGACGCGCGCCGACACGCCGggcatcgtcgccgccgtgtcCCGCATCCTCGCCGCGCACCCGGGGCCATTCCGCTGCGTCCACCTCCTCTGCGGCTTCATGGGATCGTACCAGGCCCAGCTCGAGCACTGGCTCCGGTTCCTCGCCGCCAAGGGCGTCGACGACCTCATCCTCGTCAACCGCCCATGGCCGTTCGAGGCGGCTCTCCCTGCCGCCATCCTCCGCATCTCCACCCTCACCCGCCTCTACATCGGCATGTGGAAGTTCCCCGACATTGCCGGCCTCCCCACCAACACCGCCTTCCCCAACCTTCGCGAGCTCGGCATCTACGCCGTCGCCATGGAGAAGGAGGGCCGCGAGGTCGAGTTCATCGTGGCGAGATCCCCCGTGCTGGAGACCCTCAACATCCAAGGAGGCAACACGCAGGTGTTGCGCCTCCGCCTGGAGCACCGGAGCCTTCGTTGCGTGCAGATCTGCTCGTGTTGCGTGGAGAATCTCGCCGTGGTGGACGCGCCATGCCTCGAGCGGCTCGTGCTCTATGATTCTTTGAGCAAGGATGACTCCTGCGTCAGGGTCAAGATCGTCCATGCCCCCAGGCTGCGCTTGTTGGGAAACTTGGAGACAGGATTCCACATGCTGGAGATCCATGACACCTTTGTCAGT GCTGGGATCAGGTCGAGCCCAAGCGCATTGTTCACGAGCGTCAAGATCCTGGGGTTGAATGTGAATTTTGGAGTCAGGCATGATGCCCAGATGCTGCCCAACTTCCTCAAATGCTTTCCCAATGCTGAGTCCCTGCATGTTGTG TGTGCAAAATGTTCTGAAGCCACCAGCTTGGTAAGCCCCAATTTCTGGGATGATGCTGGCCCAATCGAAAGCATCGTGTCCCATGTCAATGTGCTTACATTCCGTGAATTCAAAGGGGAGGCCAACGCGATATCCTTCCTGAAGTACTTCGTCCAGAATGCGCAGATGGTGAAGAATGTGGCTGTGGTGTTGGCCAATCCACAATTCACTTCATACTCCATTGATACGCTCTGGACAGCGAAGATCCTCAAATCTGTGAGATGGGCCAGTAAGATCTCTTCAATGCAGGTCTATAGGAGCGATGACTCAGAAGGTGGTCTGATTTGGAGCTTTCAGAGAGGATCAGATTATTCTATCCGTGACCCTTTTGTGTACTAG